One part of the Esox lucius isolate fEsoLuc1 chromosome 10, fEsoLuc1.pri, whole genome shotgun sequence genome encodes these proteins:
- the LOC105012663 gene encoding myocyte-specific enhancer factor 2D homolog isoform X4, with protein MGRKKIQIQRITDERNRQVTFTKRKFGLMKKAYELSVLCDCEIALIIFNHSNKLFQYASTDMDKVLLKYTEYNEPHESRTNADIIETLRKKGFNGCDSPEPDGEDSIDQSPLNEDKYRKPTEDLDILYKRYSSAVPPPTFSMPVTVQASNQNTLQFSNPGNAMVTTSYVTSSSLSDNHHLSPQQPALQRNTVSPGLPQRPASAGAMLGGDLNNSNSGCPSPVPNGYISARASPGLLSVSNGNSLGKVVPPKSPPPPQSPQMVNSRKPDLRVITSQAGKSLMQMNAQRLAGAQAAQALTTPVVSVTTPSLLAQGLPFSAMPTAYNTEYQLTSADITALHALASPGGLLQGNVPWQQQQQLSVSQQQQQQQQQQQQQQQLNLASLSNLVMWGMDKQSGELSSQISSLAANLSASQSNLLLGRDEWLGRPVGHIPQGTMLTVNTNSSVSIKSEPISPGRDRRSPCPPPASAPSSSGGGVQTAAPPPQYPGSLLCLEPPTGRSPADSLSSNGSSYEGSDRDDPGAGGGGGGGGGIVGSAAGNAGNPGRSLPPDFGSSAELLRAQSEAEQEGANIKRMRLDAWVT; from the exons GTGACGTTCACAAAGAGGAAGTTTGGTTTGATGAAGAAGGCTTATGAGCTGAGTGTTCTGTGTGACTGTGAGATCGCCCTAATCATCTTCAACCACTCCAACAAGCTGTTTCAGTATGCCAGTACCGACATGGACAAGGTGCTTCTCAAATACACAGAGTACAATGAGCCCCACGAGAGCCGAACCAACGCAGACATCATTGAG ACGTTAAGAAAGAAAGGCTTCAACGGTTGTGACAGTCCTGAGCCAGATGGAGAAGACTCCATCGACCAGAGCCCCCTAAATGAAGACAAATACCGCAAGCCCACTGAAGATCTTGACATCCTCTATAAGCGGTACAGC TCTGCGGTCCCGCCTCCAACATTCTCCATGCCCGTCACCGTCCAGGCCTCTAATCAGAACACATTGCAGTTCAGTAACCCTGGCAACGCCATGGTCACCACCTCCTATGTGACGTCGTCATCACTCTCTGACAACCATCACCTGTCGCCCCAGCAACCGGCGCTCCAGAGAAACACTGTGTCGCCCGGGTTGCCACAGCGACCAGCCAGTGCAG GTGCTATGCTCGGAGGTGACCTGAACAACTCAAATAGCGGATGCCCAAGTCCAGTCC CTAACGGATATATCAGTGCCAGGGCCTCCCCAGGCCTCCTCTCCGTTTCCAACGGCAACAGCCTGGGGAAAGTAGTTCCGCCCAAGTCCCCGCCCCCGCCGCAGAGCCCGCAGATGGTGAACAGCCGCAAGCCAGACCTCAGAGTCATCACCTCACAGGCTGGGAAGAGCCTAATGCAGATG AATGCTCAACGTTTGGCCGGCGCTCAGGCGGCTCAGGCACTCACCACGCCAGTGGTCTCCGTGACGACGCCCAGTCTCCTCGCCCAAGGGTTGCCCTTCTCCGCCATGCCGACGGCTTACAACACAG AGTACCAGCTGACGAGCGCCGACATCACCGCTCTCCACGCCTTGGCGTCGCCAGGCGGCCTGCTTCAAGGCAACGTGCCGtggcaacaacagcagcagctttCTGTatcccagcagcagcagcagcagcagcagcagcaacagcagcagcaacagctgAATCTGGCGTCGCTTAGCAACTTGGT CATGTGGGGCATGGACAAACAGAGCGGAGAGCTGTCTAGCCAGATCTCCAGTCTGGCGGCCAACCTGAG CGCCTCGCAGTCCAACCTCCTCTTGGGTAGAGATGAGTGGTTGGGCCG GCCGGTGGGTCATATACCTCAGGGTACCATGCTGACCGTCAACACCAACTCCAGCGTGAGCATCAAGTCTGAGCCCATTTCACCCGGGCGAGACCGCCGCTCCCCGTGTCCGCCTCCCGCTTCCGCCCCGTCCTCCTCCGGCGGGGGTGTCCAGACAGCCGCGCCCCCGCCACAGTACCCCGGTTCCCTGTTGTGCCTGGAGCCCCCGACCGGCCGCTCCCCCGCCGACAGCCTCAGCAGCAACGGAAGCTCATACGAGGGCAGCGACCGCGATGACCCGGGGGCGGGCGGCGGTGGAGGAGGCGGCGGCGGCATCGTCGGAAGTGCGGCCGGAAACGCGGGCAACCCTGGCCGTTCCCTGCCCCCCGACTTCGGCTCCTCTGCGGAGCTCCTGCGGGCCCAGAGTGAAGCGGAGCAGGAGGGGGCTAACATCAAGCGCATGAGACTCGATGCGTGGGTCACATAA
- the LOC105012663 gene encoding myocyte-specific enhancer factor 2D homolog isoform X2 has translation MGRKKIQIQRITDERNRQVTFTKRKFGLMKKAYELSVLCDCEIALIIFNHSNKLFQYASTDMDKVLLKYTEYNEPHESRTNADIIETLRKKGFNGCDSPEPDGEDSIDQSPLNEDKYRKPTEDLDILYKRYSSAVPPPTFSMPVTVQASNQNTLQFSNPGNAMVTTSYVTSSSLSDNHHLSPQQPALQRNTVSPGLPQRPASAGAMLGGDLNNSNSGCPSPVPNGYISARASPGLLSVSNGNSLGKVVPPKSPPPPQSPQMVNSRKPDLRVITSQAGKSLMQMTDDELELVNENAQRLAGAQAAQALTTPVVSVTTPSLLAQGLPFSAMPTAYNTEYQLTSADITALHALASPGGLLQGNVPWQQQQQLSVSQQQQQQQQQQQQQQQLNLASLSNLVMWGMDKQSGELSSQISSLAANLSASQSNLLLGRDEWLGRPVGHIPQGTMLTVNTNSSVSIKSEPISPGRDRRSPCPPPASAPSSSGGGVQTAAPPPQYPGSLLCLEPPTGRSPADSLSSNGSSYEGSDRDDPGAGGGGGGGGGIVGSAAGNAGNPGRSLPPDFGSSAELLRAQSEAEQEGANIKRMRLDAWVT, from the exons GTGACGTTCACAAAGAGGAAGTTTGGTTTGATGAAGAAGGCTTATGAGCTGAGTGTTCTGTGTGACTGTGAGATCGCCCTAATCATCTTCAACCACTCCAACAAGCTGTTTCAGTATGCCAGTACCGACATGGACAAGGTGCTTCTCAAATACACAGAGTACAATGAGCCCCACGAGAGCCGAACCAACGCAGACATCATTGAG ACGTTAAGAAAGAAAGGCTTCAACGGTTGTGACAGTCCTGAGCCAGATGGAGAAGACTCCATCGACCAGAGCCCCCTAAATGAAGACAAATACCGCAAGCCCACTGAAGATCTTGACATCCTCTATAAGCGGTACAGC TCTGCGGTCCCGCCTCCAACATTCTCCATGCCCGTCACCGTCCAGGCCTCTAATCAGAACACATTGCAGTTCAGTAACCCTGGCAACGCCATGGTCACCACCTCCTATGTGACGTCGTCATCACTCTCTGACAACCATCACCTGTCGCCCCAGCAACCGGCGCTCCAGAGAAACACTGTGTCGCCCGGGTTGCCACAGCGACCAGCCAGTGCAG GTGCTATGCTCGGAGGTGACCTGAACAACTCAAATAGCGGATGCCCAAGTCCAGTCC CTAACGGATATATCAGTGCCAGGGCCTCCCCAGGCCTCCTCTCCGTTTCCAACGGCAACAGCCTGGGGAAAGTAGTTCCGCCCAAGTCCCCGCCCCCGCCGCAGAGCCCGCAGATGGTGAACAGCCGCAAGCCAGACCTCAGAGTCATCACCTCACAGGCTGGGAAGAGCCTAATGCAGATG ACAGATGATGAGCTGGAGTTGGTGAACGAG AATGCTCAACGTTTGGCCGGCGCTCAGGCGGCTCAGGCACTCACCACGCCAGTGGTCTCCGTGACGACGCCCAGTCTCCTCGCCCAAGGGTTGCCCTTCTCCGCCATGCCGACGGCTTACAACACAG AGTACCAGCTGACGAGCGCCGACATCACCGCTCTCCACGCCTTGGCGTCGCCAGGCGGCCTGCTTCAAGGCAACGTGCCGtggcaacaacagcagcagctttCTGTatcccagcagcagcagcagcagcagcagcagcaacagcagcagcaacagctgAATCTGGCGTCGCTTAGCAACTTGGT CATGTGGGGCATGGACAAACAGAGCGGAGAGCTGTCTAGCCAGATCTCCAGTCTGGCGGCCAACCTGAG CGCCTCGCAGTCCAACCTCCTCTTGGGTAGAGATGAGTGGTTGGGCCG GCCGGTGGGTCATATACCTCAGGGTACCATGCTGACCGTCAACACCAACTCCAGCGTGAGCATCAAGTCTGAGCCCATTTCACCCGGGCGAGACCGCCGCTCCCCGTGTCCGCCTCCCGCTTCCGCCCCGTCCTCCTCCGGCGGGGGTGTCCAGACAGCCGCGCCCCCGCCACAGTACCCCGGTTCCCTGTTGTGCCTGGAGCCCCCGACCGGCCGCTCCCCCGCCGACAGCCTCAGCAGCAACGGAAGCTCATACGAGGGCAGCGACCGCGATGACCCGGGGGCGGGCGGCGGTGGAGGAGGCGGCGGCGGCATCGTCGGAAGTGCGGCCGGAAACGCGGGCAACCCTGGCCGTTCCCTGCCCCCCGACTTCGGCTCCTCTGCGGAGCTCCTGCGGGCCCAGAGTGAAGCGGAGCAGGAGGGGGCTAACATCAAGCGCATGAGACTCGATGCGTGGGTCACATAA
- the LOC105012663 gene encoding myocyte-specific enhancer factor 2D homolog isoform X3 — MGRKKIQIQRITDERNRQVTFTKRKFGLMKKAYELSVLCDCEIALIIFNHSNKLFQYASTDMDKVLLKYTEYNEPHESRTNADIIETLRKKGFNGCDSPEPDGEDSIDQSPLNEDKYRKPTEDLDILYKRYSVSSAVPPPTFSMPVTVQASNQNTLQFSNPGNAMVTTSYVTSSSLSDNHHLSPQQPALQRNTVSPGLPQRPASAGAMLGGDLNNSNSGCPSPVPNGYISARASPGLLSVSNGNSLGKVVPPKSPPPPQSPQMVNSRKPDLRVITSQAGKSLMQMNAQRLAGAQAAQALTTPVVSVTTPSLLAQGLPFSAMPTAYNTEYQLTSADITALHALASPGGLLQGNVPWQQQQQLSVSQQQQQQQQQQQQQQQLNLASLSNLVMWGMDKQSGELSSQISSLAANLSASQSNLLLGRDEWLGRPVGHIPQGTMLTVNTNSSVSIKSEPISPGRDRRSPCPPPASAPSSSGGGVQTAAPPPQYPGSLLCLEPPTGRSPADSLSSNGSSYEGSDRDDPGAGGGGGGGGGIVGSAAGNAGNPGRSLPPDFGSSAELLRAQSEAEQEGANIKRMRLDAWVT, encoded by the exons GTGACGTTCACAAAGAGGAAGTTTGGTTTGATGAAGAAGGCTTATGAGCTGAGTGTTCTGTGTGACTGTGAGATCGCCCTAATCATCTTCAACCACTCCAACAAGCTGTTTCAGTATGCCAGTACCGACATGGACAAGGTGCTTCTCAAATACACAGAGTACAATGAGCCCCACGAGAGCCGAACCAACGCAGACATCATTGAG ACGTTAAGAAAGAAAGGCTTCAACGGTTGTGACAGTCCTGAGCCAGATGGAGAAGACTCCATCGACCAGAGCCCCCTAAATGAAGACAAATACCGCAAGCCCACTGAAGATCTTGACATCCTCTATAAGCGGTACAGCGTGAGT TCTGCGGTCCCGCCTCCAACATTCTCCATGCCCGTCACCGTCCAGGCCTCTAATCAGAACACATTGCAGTTCAGTAACCCTGGCAACGCCATGGTCACCACCTCCTATGTGACGTCGTCATCACTCTCTGACAACCATCACCTGTCGCCCCAGCAACCGGCGCTCCAGAGAAACACTGTGTCGCCCGGGTTGCCACAGCGACCAGCCAGTGCAG GTGCTATGCTCGGAGGTGACCTGAACAACTCAAATAGCGGATGCCCAAGTCCAGTCC CTAACGGATATATCAGTGCCAGGGCCTCCCCAGGCCTCCTCTCCGTTTCCAACGGCAACAGCCTGGGGAAAGTAGTTCCGCCCAAGTCCCCGCCCCCGCCGCAGAGCCCGCAGATGGTGAACAGCCGCAAGCCAGACCTCAGAGTCATCACCTCACAGGCTGGGAAGAGCCTAATGCAGATG AATGCTCAACGTTTGGCCGGCGCTCAGGCGGCTCAGGCACTCACCACGCCAGTGGTCTCCGTGACGACGCCCAGTCTCCTCGCCCAAGGGTTGCCCTTCTCCGCCATGCCGACGGCTTACAACACAG AGTACCAGCTGACGAGCGCCGACATCACCGCTCTCCACGCCTTGGCGTCGCCAGGCGGCCTGCTTCAAGGCAACGTGCCGtggcaacaacagcagcagctttCTGTatcccagcagcagcagcagcagcagcagcagcaacagcagcagcaacagctgAATCTGGCGTCGCTTAGCAACTTGGT CATGTGGGGCATGGACAAACAGAGCGGAGAGCTGTCTAGCCAGATCTCCAGTCTGGCGGCCAACCTGAG CGCCTCGCAGTCCAACCTCCTCTTGGGTAGAGATGAGTGGTTGGGCCG GCCGGTGGGTCATATACCTCAGGGTACCATGCTGACCGTCAACACCAACTCCAGCGTGAGCATCAAGTCTGAGCCCATTTCACCCGGGCGAGACCGCCGCTCCCCGTGTCCGCCTCCCGCTTCCGCCCCGTCCTCCTCCGGCGGGGGTGTCCAGACAGCCGCGCCCCCGCCACAGTACCCCGGTTCCCTGTTGTGCCTGGAGCCCCCGACCGGCCGCTCCCCCGCCGACAGCCTCAGCAGCAACGGAAGCTCATACGAGGGCAGCGACCGCGATGACCCGGGGGCGGGCGGCGGTGGAGGAGGCGGCGGCGGCATCGTCGGAAGTGCGGCCGGAAACGCGGGCAACCCTGGCCGTTCCCTGCCCCCCGACTTCGGCTCCTCTGCGGAGCTCCTGCGGGCCCAGAGTGAAGCGGAGCAGGAGGGGGCTAACATCAAGCGCATGAGACTCGATGCGTGGGTCACATAA
- the LOC105012663 gene encoding myocyte-specific enhancer factor 2D homolog isoform X1: protein MGRKKIQIQRITDERNRQVTFTKRKFGLMKKAYELSVLCDCEIALIIFNHSNKLFQYASTDMDKVLLKYTEYNEPHESRTNADIIETLRKKGFNGCDSPEPDGEDSIDQSPLNEDKYRKPTEDLDILYKRYSVSSAVPPPTFSMPVTVQASNQNTLQFSNPGNAMVTTSYVTSSSLSDNHHLSPQQPALQRNTVSPGLPQRPASAGAMLGGDLNNSNSGCPSPVPNGYISARASPGLLSVSNGNSLGKVVPPKSPPPPQSPQMVNSRKPDLRVITSQAGKSLMQMTDDELELVNENAQRLAGAQAAQALTTPVVSVTTPSLLAQGLPFSAMPTAYNTEYQLTSADITALHALASPGGLLQGNVPWQQQQQLSVSQQQQQQQQQQQQQQQLNLASLSNLVMWGMDKQSGELSSQISSLAANLSASQSNLLLGRDEWLGRPVGHIPQGTMLTVNTNSSVSIKSEPISPGRDRRSPCPPPASAPSSSGGGVQTAAPPPQYPGSLLCLEPPTGRSPADSLSSNGSSYEGSDRDDPGAGGGGGGGGGIVGSAAGNAGNPGRSLPPDFGSSAELLRAQSEAEQEGANIKRMRLDAWVT, encoded by the exons GTGACGTTCACAAAGAGGAAGTTTGGTTTGATGAAGAAGGCTTATGAGCTGAGTGTTCTGTGTGACTGTGAGATCGCCCTAATCATCTTCAACCACTCCAACAAGCTGTTTCAGTATGCCAGTACCGACATGGACAAGGTGCTTCTCAAATACACAGAGTACAATGAGCCCCACGAGAGCCGAACCAACGCAGACATCATTGAG ACGTTAAGAAAGAAAGGCTTCAACGGTTGTGACAGTCCTGAGCCAGATGGAGAAGACTCCATCGACCAGAGCCCCCTAAATGAAGACAAATACCGCAAGCCCACTGAAGATCTTGACATCCTCTATAAGCGGTACAGCGTGAGT TCTGCGGTCCCGCCTCCAACATTCTCCATGCCCGTCACCGTCCAGGCCTCTAATCAGAACACATTGCAGTTCAGTAACCCTGGCAACGCCATGGTCACCACCTCCTATGTGACGTCGTCATCACTCTCTGACAACCATCACCTGTCGCCCCAGCAACCGGCGCTCCAGAGAAACACTGTGTCGCCCGGGTTGCCACAGCGACCAGCCAGTGCAG GTGCTATGCTCGGAGGTGACCTGAACAACTCAAATAGCGGATGCCCAAGTCCAGTCC CTAACGGATATATCAGTGCCAGGGCCTCCCCAGGCCTCCTCTCCGTTTCCAACGGCAACAGCCTGGGGAAAGTAGTTCCGCCCAAGTCCCCGCCCCCGCCGCAGAGCCCGCAGATGGTGAACAGCCGCAAGCCAGACCTCAGAGTCATCACCTCACAGGCTGGGAAGAGCCTAATGCAGATG ACAGATGATGAGCTGGAGTTGGTGAACGAG AATGCTCAACGTTTGGCCGGCGCTCAGGCGGCTCAGGCACTCACCACGCCAGTGGTCTCCGTGACGACGCCCAGTCTCCTCGCCCAAGGGTTGCCCTTCTCCGCCATGCCGACGGCTTACAACACAG AGTACCAGCTGACGAGCGCCGACATCACCGCTCTCCACGCCTTGGCGTCGCCAGGCGGCCTGCTTCAAGGCAACGTGCCGtggcaacaacagcagcagctttCTGTatcccagcagcagcagcagcagcagcagcagcaacagcagcagcaacagctgAATCTGGCGTCGCTTAGCAACTTGGT CATGTGGGGCATGGACAAACAGAGCGGAGAGCTGTCTAGCCAGATCTCCAGTCTGGCGGCCAACCTGAG CGCCTCGCAGTCCAACCTCCTCTTGGGTAGAGATGAGTGGTTGGGCCG GCCGGTGGGTCATATACCTCAGGGTACCATGCTGACCGTCAACACCAACTCCAGCGTGAGCATCAAGTCTGAGCCCATTTCACCCGGGCGAGACCGCCGCTCCCCGTGTCCGCCTCCCGCTTCCGCCCCGTCCTCCTCCGGCGGGGGTGTCCAGACAGCCGCGCCCCCGCCACAGTACCCCGGTTCCCTGTTGTGCCTGGAGCCCCCGACCGGCCGCTCCCCCGCCGACAGCCTCAGCAGCAACGGAAGCTCATACGAGGGCAGCGACCGCGATGACCCGGGGGCGGGCGGCGGTGGAGGAGGCGGCGGCGGCATCGTCGGAAGTGCGGCCGGAAACGCGGGCAACCCTGGCCGTTCCCTGCCCCCCGACTTCGGCTCCTCTGCGGAGCTCCTGCGGGCCCAGAGTGAAGCGGAGCAGGAGGGGGCTAACATCAAGCGCATGAGACTCGATGCGTGGGTCACATAA
- the LOC105012663 gene encoding myocyte-specific enhancer factor 2D homolog isoform X8, giving the protein MGRKKIQIQRITDERNRQVTFTKRKFGLMKKAYELSVLCDCEIALIIFNHSNKLFQYASTDMDKVLLKYTEYNEPHESRTNADIIETLRKKGFNGCDSPEPDGEDSIDQSPLNEDKYRKPTEDLDILYKRYSSAVPPPTFSMPVTVQASNQNTLQFSNPGNAMVTTSYVTSSSLSDNHHLSPQQPALQRNTVSPGLPQRPASAGAMLGGDLNNSNSGCPSPVPNGYISARASPGLLSVSNGNSLGKVVPPKSPPPPQSPQMVNSRKPDLRVITSQAGKSLMQMNAQRLAGAQAAQALTTPVVSVTTPSLLAQGLPFSAMPTAYNTEYQLTSADITALHALASPGGLLQGNVPWQQQQQLSVSQQQQQQQQQQQQQQQLNLASLSNLVPVGHIPQGTMLTVNTNSSVSIKSEPISPGRDRRSPCPPPASAPSSSGGGVQTAAPPPQYPGSLLCLEPPTGRSPADSLSSNGSSYEGSDRDDPGAGGGGGGGGGIVGSAAGNAGNPGRSLPPDFGSSAELLRAQSEAEQEGANIKRMRLDAWVT; this is encoded by the exons GTGACGTTCACAAAGAGGAAGTTTGGTTTGATGAAGAAGGCTTATGAGCTGAGTGTTCTGTGTGACTGTGAGATCGCCCTAATCATCTTCAACCACTCCAACAAGCTGTTTCAGTATGCCAGTACCGACATGGACAAGGTGCTTCTCAAATACACAGAGTACAATGAGCCCCACGAGAGCCGAACCAACGCAGACATCATTGAG ACGTTAAGAAAGAAAGGCTTCAACGGTTGTGACAGTCCTGAGCCAGATGGAGAAGACTCCATCGACCAGAGCCCCCTAAATGAAGACAAATACCGCAAGCCCACTGAAGATCTTGACATCCTCTATAAGCGGTACAGC TCTGCGGTCCCGCCTCCAACATTCTCCATGCCCGTCACCGTCCAGGCCTCTAATCAGAACACATTGCAGTTCAGTAACCCTGGCAACGCCATGGTCACCACCTCCTATGTGACGTCGTCATCACTCTCTGACAACCATCACCTGTCGCCCCAGCAACCGGCGCTCCAGAGAAACACTGTGTCGCCCGGGTTGCCACAGCGACCAGCCAGTGCAG GTGCTATGCTCGGAGGTGACCTGAACAACTCAAATAGCGGATGCCCAAGTCCAGTCC CTAACGGATATATCAGTGCCAGGGCCTCCCCAGGCCTCCTCTCCGTTTCCAACGGCAACAGCCTGGGGAAAGTAGTTCCGCCCAAGTCCCCGCCCCCGCCGCAGAGCCCGCAGATGGTGAACAGCCGCAAGCCAGACCTCAGAGTCATCACCTCACAGGCTGGGAAGAGCCTAATGCAGATG AATGCTCAACGTTTGGCCGGCGCTCAGGCGGCTCAGGCACTCACCACGCCAGTGGTCTCCGTGACGACGCCCAGTCTCCTCGCCCAAGGGTTGCCCTTCTCCGCCATGCCGACGGCTTACAACACAG AGTACCAGCTGACGAGCGCCGACATCACCGCTCTCCACGCCTTGGCGTCGCCAGGCGGCCTGCTTCAAGGCAACGTGCCGtggcaacaacagcagcagctttCTGTatcccagcagcagcagcagcagcagcagcagcaacagcagcagcaacagctgAATCTGGCGTCGCTTAGCAACTTGGT GCCGGTGGGTCATATACCTCAGGGTACCATGCTGACCGTCAACACCAACTCCAGCGTGAGCATCAAGTCTGAGCCCATTTCACCCGGGCGAGACCGCCGCTCCCCGTGTCCGCCTCCCGCTTCCGCCCCGTCCTCCTCCGGCGGGGGTGTCCAGACAGCCGCGCCCCCGCCACAGTACCCCGGTTCCCTGTTGTGCCTGGAGCCCCCGACCGGCCGCTCCCCCGCCGACAGCCTCAGCAGCAACGGAAGCTCATACGAGGGCAGCGACCGCGATGACCCGGGGGCGGGCGGCGGTGGAGGAGGCGGCGGCGGCATCGTCGGAAGTGCGGCCGGAAACGCGGGCAACCCTGGCCGTTCCCTGCCCCCCGACTTCGGCTCCTCTGCGGAGCTCCTGCGGGCCCAGAGTGAAGCGGAGCAGGAGGGGGCTAACATCAAGCGCATGAGACTCGATGCGTGGGTCACATAA
- the LOC105012663 gene encoding myocyte-specific enhancer factor 2D homolog isoform X7 encodes MGRKKIQIQRITDERNRQVTFTKRKFGLMKKAYELSVLCDCEIALIIFNHSNKLFQYASTDMDKVLLKYTEYNEPHESRTNADIIETLRKKGFNGCDSPEPDGEDSIDQSPLNEDKYRKPTEDLDILYKRYSSAVPPPTFSMPVTVQASNQNTLQFSNPGNAMVTTSYVTSSSLSDNHHLSPQQPALQRNTVSPGLPQRPASAGAMLGGDLNNSNSGCPSPVPNGYISARASPGLLSVSNGNSLGKVVPPKSPPPPQSPQMVNSRKPDLRVITSQAGKSLMQMTDDELELVNENAQRLAGAQAAQALTTPVVSVTTPSLLAQGLPFSAMPTAYNTEYQLTSADITALHALASPGGLLQGNVPWQQQQQLSVSQQQQQQQQQQQQQQQLNLASLSNLVPVGHIPQGTMLTVNTNSSVSIKSEPISPGRDRRSPCPPPASAPSSSGGGVQTAAPPPQYPGSLLCLEPPTGRSPADSLSSNGSSYEGSDRDDPGAGGGGGGGGGIVGSAAGNAGNPGRSLPPDFGSSAELLRAQSEAEQEGANIKRMRLDAWVT; translated from the exons GTGACGTTCACAAAGAGGAAGTTTGGTTTGATGAAGAAGGCTTATGAGCTGAGTGTTCTGTGTGACTGTGAGATCGCCCTAATCATCTTCAACCACTCCAACAAGCTGTTTCAGTATGCCAGTACCGACATGGACAAGGTGCTTCTCAAATACACAGAGTACAATGAGCCCCACGAGAGCCGAACCAACGCAGACATCATTGAG ACGTTAAGAAAGAAAGGCTTCAACGGTTGTGACAGTCCTGAGCCAGATGGAGAAGACTCCATCGACCAGAGCCCCCTAAATGAAGACAAATACCGCAAGCCCACTGAAGATCTTGACATCCTCTATAAGCGGTACAGC TCTGCGGTCCCGCCTCCAACATTCTCCATGCCCGTCACCGTCCAGGCCTCTAATCAGAACACATTGCAGTTCAGTAACCCTGGCAACGCCATGGTCACCACCTCCTATGTGACGTCGTCATCACTCTCTGACAACCATCACCTGTCGCCCCAGCAACCGGCGCTCCAGAGAAACACTGTGTCGCCCGGGTTGCCACAGCGACCAGCCAGTGCAG GTGCTATGCTCGGAGGTGACCTGAACAACTCAAATAGCGGATGCCCAAGTCCAGTCC CTAACGGATATATCAGTGCCAGGGCCTCCCCAGGCCTCCTCTCCGTTTCCAACGGCAACAGCCTGGGGAAAGTAGTTCCGCCCAAGTCCCCGCCCCCGCCGCAGAGCCCGCAGATGGTGAACAGCCGCAAGCCAGACCTCAGAGTCATCACCTCACAGGCTGGGAAGAGCCTAATGCAGATG ACAGATGATGAGCTGGAGTTGGTGAACGAG AATGCTCAACGTTTGGCCGGCGCTCAGGCGGCTCAGGCACTCACCACGCCAGTGGTCTCCGTGACGACGCCCAGTCTCCTCGCCCAAGGGTTGCCCTTCTCCGCCATGCCGACGGCTTACAACACAG AGTACCAGCTGACGAGCGCCGACATCACCGCTCTCCACGCCTTGGCGTCGCCAGGCGGCCTGCTTCAAGGCAACGTGCCGtggcaacaacagcagcagctttCTGTatcccagcagcagcagcagcagcagcagcagcaacagcagcagcaacagctgAATCTGGCGTCGCTTAGCAACTTGGT GCCGGTGGGTCATATACCTCAGGGTACCATGCTGACCGTCAACACCAACTCCAGCGTGAGCATCAAGTCTGAGCCCATTTCACCCGGGCGAGACCGCCGCTCCCCGTGTCCGCCTCCCGCTTCCGCCCCGTCCTCCTCCGGCGGGGGTGTCCAGACAGCCGCGCCCCCGCCACAGTACCCCGGTTCCCTGTTGTGCCTGGAGCCCCCGACCGGCCGCTCCCCCGCCGACAGCCTCAGCAGCAACGGAAGCTCATACGAGGGCAGCGACCGCGATGACCCGGGGGCGGGCGGCGGTGGAGGAGGCGGCGGCGGCATCGTCGGAAGTGCGGCCGGAAACGCGGGCAACCCTGGCCGTTCCCTGCCCCCCGACTTCGGCTCCTCTGCGGAGCTCCTGCGGGCCCAGAGTGAAGCGGAGCAGGAGGGGGCTAACATCAAGCGCATGAGACTCGATGCGTGGGTCACATAA